A DNA window from Arachis hypogaea cultivar Tifrunner chromosome 18, arahy.Tifrunner.gnm2.J5K5, whole genome shotgun sequence contains the following coding sequences:
- the LOC112769730 gene encoding uncharacterized protein — translation MIELYIEFEQQSELGAVGEEVNVDEVGDIDWEEDNNDSEEEFEANYEVDDENDDGDLAGNPAVQNEANAIVSQHPFGVPSFMRTLDLEAMHAPEFPEYANTSEGNAAKEDGEFRVGMEFGSRESVISAIKSYTIFRGVDYTVYESEPQTFYAKCKGYGAGCDWLIQASLIRKKACWEIRRYNGKHTCTMGTISQDHAKLDSNTIAYAIRPLVEADPAIKVKSVIAEVQGRFNYTVSYRKAWLAKQKAVAKVFGDWEVSYQTLPVWLKAMTVKMPRSRVQIKTLPVYRKSEEIQGVRVLHRVFWSFYPCIVAFRHCKPLVQVDGTHLYKKYKGALLVAVAQDGNQNIVPIAFVIVEGETADAWEFFLTNLRRYVVTIDGVGIISDRHTSIDAAIARSNGAWSPPRAWHMYCIRHIGFNFLRRFKAPYLYKLVEYNKNYQRLKERGKAYTQWCDEIGVERWVLAFDGGHHWGHMTTNLVECINSVLKGARNLLVTALVRSTFYRLNELFTRKSTKAHERLRNEFTYSEFAMKRVKENFRR, via the exons ATGATAGAGCTATACATTGAGTTCGAACAGCAGTCAGAGTTGGGTGCGGTCGGGGAGGAGGTCAATGTTGATGAGGTCggggatatagattgggaagaagataatAATGACAGTGAAGAGGAATTCGAAGCTaactatgaagtcgatgacgAAAACGATGATGGAGACTTGGCAGGCAATCCGGCGGTGCAAAATGAAGCAAATGCGATTGTAAGCCAGCACCCGTTTGGTGTTCCGTCTTTTATGCGGACTCTAGATCTCGAAGCCATGCATGCCCCGGAATTTCCTGAGTATGCGAATACGA GTGAAGGCAACGCTGCGAAGGAAGATGGCGAGTTTAGGGTCGGAATGGAATTTGGTTCGAGAGAGTCGgtgatatctgcaatcaaaagctaTACCATCTTtagaggagttgattacactgtgtatgagtctgagccgcaGACATTCTATGCGAAATGCAAAGGGTATGGTGCAGGGTGCGACTGGCTTATCCAAGCTAGCTTGATTCGAAAAAAAGCTTGTTGGGAGATCAGGAGATACAATGGCAAGCACACGTGCACCATGGGcacgatttcacaagatcatgccaagttggactcGAACACAATTGCATATGCCATTAGGCCGTTGGTCGAAGCAGACCCCGCGATAAAGGTGAAATCTGTTATTGCAGAAGTCCAAGGTAGGTTCAACTACACTGTGAGTTACcgcaaggcttggttggcaaagcaaaaAGCTGTCGCAAAAGTTTTTGGTGATTGGGAAGTTTCTTACCAGACTTTGCCAGTATGGTTGAAAGCAATGACAGTGAAGATGCCAAGGTCTCGTGTTCAAATTAAAACACTCCCCGTTTATCGTAAGAGTGAGGAGATTCAGGGTGTAAGAGTTCTGCACCGCGTTTTTTGGAGCTTCTATCCGTGTATTGTAGCATTCAGACACTGCAAGCCACTGGTACAGGTTGATGGCACGCACCTGTACAAAAAATATAAAGGTGCACTTCTGGTAGCGGTTGCACAAGATGGGAATCAAAACATTGTGCCTATTGCATTTGTGATTGTCGAGGGCGAGACAGCAGACGCATGGGAGTTTTTCCTAACTAACTTGCGGCGATATGTTGTTACCATTGATGGTGTGGGTATTATTTCTGACCGCCATACCTCCATCGACGCTGCAATAGCTCGCAGTAATGGTGCATGGTCACCACCAAGGGCGTGGCACATGTACTGCATCAGGCACATCGGGTTCAACTTCTTAAGGAGGTTCAAGGCTCCATATTTGTATAAACTCGTG GAGTACAACAAAAACTACCAAAGGCTTAAAGAGCGGGGTAAGGCATATACTCAATGGTGCGATGAGATCGGTGTTGAGAGATGGGTGTTGGCATTCGATGGTGGTCATCATTGGGGACATATGACGACAAACTTGGTAGAGTGCATAAATTCTGTCCTGAAGGGTGCACGCAACCTTCTTGTGACTGCCCTTGTCCGGTCAACTTTCTATCGGCTGAATGAGTTGTTTACTCGGAAGAGTACCAAGGCTCATGAACGTCTCCGCAACGAATTCACGTATTCAGAATTTGCAATGAAGAGAGTTAAAGAAAACTTCCgacgttaa